Proteins encoded in a region of the Armatimonadota bacterium genome:
- the ftsE gene encoding cell division ATP-binding protein FtsE, producing MGTVQLQNVSKFYPNGVVALRDVTLRIERGEFVFVVGPTGTGKSTLLKLIYREETPTGGRVFVDGRDVGRLPPRGVARLRRGLGVIFQDFKLLPARTVYENVAFALRVTGVPSGEIHPRVMRALDLVGLADRTEAFPHELSGGGQQRVSIARAIVNDPPLLLADEPTGNLDPDSSWEIMQILSRINRRGTTVIMATHNKTVVDLLRRRVVQLSAGQVVRDEFRGRYGPDA from the coding sequence ATGGGGACGGTCCAACTTCAGAACGTCAGCAAATTCTACCCCAACGGCGTCGTCGCGTTGCGCGACGTCACCCTGCGAATTGAGCGCGGCGAGTTCGTCTTCGTCGTCGGTCCCACCGGCACCGGAAAATCGACCCTGCTGAAACTGATCTACCGCGAGGAGACCCCCACCGGCGGGCGGGTCTTCGTCGACGGCCGCGACGTGGGCCGCCTGCCGCCGCGGGGGGTGGCGCGGCTGCGGCGGGGGCTGGGGGTCATCTTCCAGGATTTCAAGCTGTTGCCGGCGCGCACCGTCTACGAGAACGTCGCCTTCGCGTTGCGCGTCACCGGCGTCCCCTCCGGCGAGATCCACCCCCGGGTGATGCGCGCCCTGGATCTGGTCGGTCTGGCCGACCGGACGGAGGCCTTCCCCCACGAACTCTCCGGGGGCGGCCAGCAACGGGTGAGCATCGCCCGGGCCATCGTGAACGATCCGCCGCTGCTGCTGGCCGACGAGCCGACCGGCAACCTGGACCCGGACTCCTCCTGGGAGATCATGCAGATCCTGTCCCGCATCAACCGGCGCGGGACCACGGTGATCATGGCCACCCACAACAAGACCGTCGTGGACCTCCTGCGCCGCCGCGTCGTCCAGCTGTCTGCCGGCCAGGTCGTCCGGGACGAGTTCCGGGGGCGGTATGGCCCGGACGCGTAA
- the surE gene encoding 5'/3'-nucleotidase SurE: MRVLITNDDGIASPGLAALVRAFDRLAECFVVAPEQERSATGHAITLHKPLRAAPATIAGSPARAWSTNGTPADCVALGILDLLEARPDVVVSGINVGPNMGRDLTYSGTVSGAMEGAIFGIPSIAVSIAAFRNPIFTPAAEFAVHLAQAIGRHGLPEDTLLNVNVPNLPREEIRGVAITRQGTRRYVSRLEKRTDPRGRVYYWLTGDPAPQPDEAGTDSWALTQGLISVTPIGLDLTSERLRAELARWALQVPGGEPTAP, encoded by the coding sequence GTGCGTGTCCTGATCACCAACGACGACGGCATCGCCTCGCCGGGGTTGGCCGCGCTGGTCCGTGCCTTCGACCGGCTGGCCGAATGCTTCGTCGTCGCGCCGGAGCAGGAGCGCAGCGCCACCGGGCACGCCATCACGCTGCACAAACCGCTGCGGGCCGCACCCGCGACCATCGCCGGGTCCCCGGCCCGCGCCTGGTCGACGAACGGCACCCCCGCGGACTGCGTGGCCCTGGGCATCCTCGACCTGCTGGAGGCGCGGCCCGACGTGGTCGTCTCCGGGATCAACGTCGGCCCCAACATGGGTCGGGATCTGACCTACTCGGGCACGGTGTCCGGGGCCATGGAGGGGGCGATCTTCGGGATCCCCAGCATCGCCGTCAGCATCGCCGCCTTCCGCAACCCGATCTTCACCCCCGCCGCGGAGTTCGCCGTCCACCTGGCCCAGGCCATCGGGCGCCACGGGCTGCCGGAGGACACCCTGCTCAATGTCAACGTCCCGAACCTGCCGCGGGAGGAGATCCGCGGCGTGGCCATCACCCGTCAGGGCACCAGGCGGTACGTCAGCCGGCTGGAGAAACGCACCGACCCGCGGGGCCGGGTCTACTACTGGTTGACGGGGGACCCGGCGCCGCAGCCGGACGAGGCGGGCACCGATTCCTGGGCGCTGACCCAGGGGCTAATCTCCGTCACGCCCATCGGATTGGACCTGACCAGCGAGCGCCTGCGCGCCGAACTGGCCCGGTGGGCCCTGCAGGTGCCGGGAGGAGAACCCACCGCGCCGTAG